In Rhineura floridana isolate rRhiFlo1 chromosome 6, rRhiFlo1.hap2, whole genome shotgun sequence, one genomic interval encodes:
- the PSRC1 gene encoding proline/serine-rich coiled-coil protein 1 isoform X4, which yields MVPEEHGAAKRRQDEEVSVTCPTEPNERCAAQTSYLNILLGETEGRTREQAFQWSSLSPEKLEEVMKEANKLAEQLERCRLLEKENASSEMRLKTVPEYEPLPPIGFLNADREGSSNPRRRTFNVNNSPLKALLPTVGPESCSALGSPKAPFTEKGRPSCVADLPVPKKLQNKSNTCCADNRLSKKSRPDQSLKALTPTKSPGTKKTNSRSSRTDRPSPPTLPRIMQKQQPLLGLRSSLQTNRRGPLRKAERASVKDHSAKDSQPLQDSASKGTMPVANTKGRLDPRLDPLKRSPMKKSSAAPEKVVTVQKANANQAKCMGRNGPQLQASCKPHSSFCETRTRSTATSVLASHLPGPNSIPKATSRIAILGRHAVTERPSQLKSLGLGVSGGKGFAMPGPAGQKASAFQQTVPSDTSQHSRLQLPKKVTSGNSR from the exons ATGGTTCCTGAAGAACATGGAGCTGCCAAACGAAG ACAAGATGAGGAGGTCTCTGTCACTTGCCCCACTGAGCCAAATGAAAGGTGTGCAGCACAAACATCTTACTTGAACATCTTGCTGGGAGAGACTGAAGGGAGGACCAGAGAGCAAGCCTTCCAGTGGAGCTCTCTGAGTCCTGAGAAGCTGGAGGAGGTCATGAAGGAAGCCAATAAGTTGGCTGAACAGCTGGAGAGATGTAGACTGCTGGAGAAGGAGAATGCCAGCTCTGAGATGAGGCTCAAGACAGTTCCAGAATATGAGCCTTTGCCACCAATTGGATTCTTGAATGCAGACAGGGAGGGCTCCAGCAACCCTAGACGAAGAACGTTCAATGTGAACAACAGCCCTCTGAAAGCACTGCTGCCAACAGTGGGACCCGAAAGCTGCTCAGCTCTAGGTTCCCCCAAAGCTCCCTTTACGGAGAAGGGAAGACCTTCCTGTGTTGCAGACCTACCTGTTCCCAAGAAACTCCAAAATAAGTCTAACACCTGCTGTGCTGACAACCGGCTTTCTAAGAAATCCAGACCAGATCAGTCACTCAAGGCACTGACACCAACAAAATCTCCTGGTACTAAGAAG ACAAATAGTAGGAGCAGCAGGACAGATAGACCATCTCCACCCACCCTTCCCAGGATCATGCAAAAGCAGCAGCCTTTGCTGGGTTTGAGGTCTTCCCTTCAAACCAACAGGAGGGGACCTTTAAGGAAAGCAGAGAGAGCTTCTGTCAAGGACCATTCTGCTAAAGACTCACAG cccctTCAGGATTCAGCCAGCAAAGGTACAATGCCAGTGGCAAATACAAAAGGGAGGCTGGACCCCAGGCTGGATCCATTGAAGAGAAGTCCTATGAAGAAGTCCTCTGCTGCTCCAGAAAAGGTGGTGACTGTCCAAAAGGCAAATGCAA ATCAGGCTAAATGTATGGGAAGGAATGGGCCACAACTGCAAGCCAGCTGTAAGCCTCACAGCAGCTTTTGTGAGACTCGAACCAGAAGCACTGCCACGTCTGTGCTTGCAAGCCACCTCCCAGGGCCAAACTCTATTCCAAAAGCAACCAGTCGCATTGCCATTTTAGGCAGACATGCGGTCACAGAAAGGCCCAGCCAGCTCAAATCGCTGGGTTTGGGAGTGTCTGGTGGGAAAGGATTTGCTATGCCAGGCCCTGCTGGACAGAAAG CTTCTGCATTTCAGCAGACAGTCCCCTCTGACACTTCCCAGCACAGCAGACTGCAGCTGCCAAAGAAAGTAACCTCTGGCAATTCAAG GTAA
- the PSRC1 gene encoding proline/serine-rich coiled-coil protein 1 isoform X1, producing MELPLYSQHLISGGILPLNWVWYSTSRLLIVKPVHDSSRYVSGLHLILWPEIPLLIWFLKNMELPNEDIKFITDETLDFGLPFPFDGQDEEVSVTCPTEPNERCAAQTSYLNILLGETEGRTREQAFQWSSLSPEKLEEVMKEANKLAEQLERCRLLEKENASSEMRLKTVPEYEPLPPIGFLNADREGSSNPRRRTFNVNNSPLKALLPTVGPESCSALGSPKAPFTEKGRPSCVADLPVPKKLQNKSNTCCADNRLSKKSRPDQSLKALTPTKSPGTKKTNSRSSRTDRPSPPTLPRIMQKQQPLLGLRSSLQTNRRGPLRKAERASVKDHSAKDSQPLQDSASKGTMPVANTKGRLDPRLDPLKRSPMKKSSAAPEKVVTVQKANANQAKCMGRNGPQLQASCKPHSSFCETRTRSTATSVLASHLPGPNSIPKATSRIAILGRHAVTERPSQLKSLGLGVSGGKGFAMPGPAGQKASAFQQTVPSDTSQHSRLQLPKKVTSGNSR from the exons ATGGAGTTACCTCTTTATTCTCAGCATCTGATAAGTGGAGGTATACTACCTCTGAATTGGGTGTGGTATTCCACTTCAAGATTGTTGATTGTTAAGCCTGTCCATGATTCATCAAGATATGTTAGTGGCCTTCACCTTATCTTGTGGCCAGAAATTCC ttTGCTTATATGGTTCCTGAAGAACATGGAGCTGCCAAACGAAG ATATAAAATTTATTACTGATGAGACACTGGATTTTGGCCTGCCTTTTCCTTTTGATGG ACAAGATGAGGAGGTCTCTGTCACTTGCCCCACTGAGCCAAATGAAAGGTGTGCAGCACAAACATCTTACTTGAACATCTTGCTGGGAGAGACTGAAGGGAGGACCAGAGAGCAAGCCTTCCAGTGGAGCTCTCTGAGTCCTGAGAAGCTGGAGGAGGTCATGAAGGAAGCCAATAAGTTGGCTGAACAGCTGGAGAGATGTAGACTGCTGGAGAAGGAGAATGCCAGCTCTGAGATGAGGCTCAAGACAGTTCCAGAATATGAGCCTTTGCCACCAATTGGATTCTTGAATGCAGACAGGGAGGGCTCCAGCAACCCTAGACGAAGAACGTTCAATGTGAACAACAGCCCTCTGAAAGCACTGCTGCCAACAGTGGGACCCGAAAGCTGCTCAGCTCTAGGTTCCCCCAAAGCTCCCTTTACGGAGAAGGGAAGACCTTCCTGTGTTGCAGACCTACCTGTTCCCAAGAAACTCCAAAATAAGTCTAACACCTGCTGTGCTGACAACCGGCTTTCTAAGAAATCCAGACCAGATCAGTCACTCAAGGCACTGACACCAACAAAATCTCCTGGTACTAAGAAG ACAAATAGTAGGAGCAGCAGGACAGATAGACCATCTCCACCCACCCTTCCCAGGATCATGCAAAAGCAGCAGCCTTTGCTGGGTTTGAGGTCTTCCCTTCAAACCAACAGGAGGGGACCTTTAAGGAAAGCAGAGAGAGCTTCTGTCAAGGACCATTCTGCTAAAGACTCACAG cccctTCAGGATTCAGCCAGCAAAGGTACAATGCCAGTGGCAAATACAAAAGGGAGGCTGGACCCCAGGCTGGATCCATTGAAGAGAAGTCCTATGAAGAAGTCCTCTGCTGCTCCAGAAAAGGTGGTGACTGTCCAAAAGGCAAATGCAA ATCAGGCTAAATGTATGGGAAGGAATGGGCCACAACTGCAAGCCAGCTGTAAGCCTCACAGCAGCTTTTGTGAGACTCGAACCAGAAGCACTGCCACGTCTGTGCTTGCAAGCCACCTCCCAGGGCCAAACTCTATTCCAAAAGCAACCAGTCGCATTGCCATTTTAGGCAGACATGCGGTCACAGAAAGGCCCAGCCAGCTCAAATCGCTGGGTTTGGGAGTGTCTGGTGGGAAAGGATTTGCTATGCCAGGCCCTGCTGGACAGAAAG CTTCTGCATTTCAGCAGACAGTCCCCTCTGACACTTCCCAGCACAGCAGACTGCAGCTGCCAAAGAAAGTAACCTCTGGCAATTCAAG GTAA
- the PSRC1 gene encoding proline/serine-rich coiled-coil protein 1 isoform X3, whose amino-acid sequence MELPNEDIKFITDETLDFGLPFPFDGQDEEVSVTCPTEPNERCAAQTSYLNILLGETEGRTREQAFQWSSLSPEKLEEVMKEANKLAEQLERCRLLEKENASSEMRLKTVPEYEPLPPIGFLNADREGSSNPRRRTFNVNNSPLKALLPTVGPESCSALGSPKAPFTEKGRPSCVADLPVPKKLQNKSNTCCADNRLSKKSRPDQSLKALTPTKSPGTKKTNSRSSRTDRPSPPTLPRIMQKQQPLLGLRSSLQTNRRGPLRKAERASVKDHSAKDSQPLQDSASKGTMPVANTKGRLDPRLDPLKRSPMKKSSAAPEKVVTVQKANANQAKCMGRNGPQLQASCKPHSSFCETRTRSTATSVLASHLPGPNSIPKATSRIAILGRHAVTERPSQLKSLGLGVSGGKGFAMPGPAGQKASAFQQTVPSDTSQHSRLQLPKKVTSGNSR is encoded by the exons ATGGAGCTGCCAAACGAAG ATATAAAATTTATTACTGATGAGACACTGGATTTTGGCCTGCCTTTTCCTTTTGATGG ACAAGATGAGGAGGTCTCTGTCACTTGCCCCACTGAGCCAAATGAAAGGTGTGCAGCACAAACATCTTACTTGAACATCTTGCTGGGAGAGACTGAAGGGAGGACCAGAGAGCAAGCCTTCCAGTGGAGCTCTCTGAGTCCTGAGAAGCTGGAGGAGGTCATGAAGGAAGCCAATAAGTTGGCTGAACAGCTGGAGAGATGTAGACTGCTGGAGAAGGAGAATGCCAGCTCTGAGATGAGGCTCAAGACAGTTCCAGAATATGAGCCTTTGCCACCAATTGGATTCTTGAATGCAGACAGGGAGGGCTCCAGCAACCCTAGACGAAGAACGTTCAATGTGAACAACAGCCCTCTGAAAGCACTGCTGCCAACAGTGGGACCCGAAAGCTGCTCAGCTCTAGGTTCCCCCAAAGCTCCCTTTACGGAGAAGGGAAGACCTTCCTGTGTTGCAGACCTACCTGTTCCCAAGAAACTCCAAAATAAGTCTAACACCTGCTGTGCTGACAACCGGCTTTCTAAGAAATCCAGACCAGATCAGTCACTCAAGGCACTGACACCAACAAAATCTCCTGGTACTAAGAAG ACAAATAGTAGGAGCAGCAGGACAGATAGACCATCTCCACCCACCCTTCCCAGGATCATGCAAAAGCAGCAGCCTTTGCTGGGTTTGAGGTCTTCCCTTCAAACCAACAGGAGGGGACCTTTAAGGAAAGCAGAGAGAGCTTCTGTCAAGGACCATTCTGCTAAAGACTCACAG cccctTCAGGATTCAGCCAGCAAAGGTACAATGCCAGTGGCAAATACAAAAGGGAGGCTGGACCCCAGGCTGGATCCATTGAAGAGAAGTCCTATGAAGAAGTCCTCTGCTGCTCCAGAAAAGGTGGTGACTGTCCAAAAGGCAAATGCAA ATCAGGCTAAATGTATGGGAAGGAATGGGCCACAACTGCAAGCCAGCTGTAAGCCTCACAGCAGCTTTTGTGAGACTCGAACCAGAAGCACTGCCACGTCTGTGCTTGCAAGCCACCTCCCAGGGCCAAACTCTATTCCAAAAGCAACCAGTCGCATTGCCATTTTAGGCAGACATGCGGTCACAGAAAGGCCCAGCCAGCTCAAATCGCTGGGTTTGGGAGTGTCTGGTGGGAAAGGATTTGCTATGCCAGGCCCTGCTGGACAGAAAG CTTCTGCATTTCAGCAGACAGTCCCCTCTGACACTTCCCAGCACAGCAGACTGCAGCTGCCAAAGAAAGTAACCTCTGGCAATTCAAG GTAA
- the PSRC1 gene encoding proline/serine-rich coiled-coil protein 1 isoform X2: protein MELPLYSQHLISGGILPLNWVWYSTSRLLIVKPVHDSSRYVSGLHLILWPEIPLLIWFLKNMELPNEDIKFITDETLDFGLPFPFDGQDEEVSVTCPTEPNERCAAQTSYLNILLGETEGRTREQAFQWSSLSPEKLEEVMKEANKLAEQLERCRLLEKENASSEMRLKTVPEYEPLPPIGFLNADREGSSNPRRRTFNVNNSPLKALLPTVGPESCSALGSPKAPFTEKGRPSCVADLPVPKKLQNKSNTCCADNRLSKKSRPDQSLKALTPTKSPGTKKTNSRSSRTDRPSPPTLPRIMQKQQPLLGLRSSLQTNRRGPLRKAERASVKDHSAKDSQPLQDSASKGTMPVANTKGRLDPRLDPLKRSPMKKSSAAPEKVVTVQKANANQAKCMGRNGPQLQASCKPHSSFCETRTRSTATSVLASHLPGPNSIPKATSRIAILGRHAVTERPSQLKSLGLGVSGGKGFAMPGPAGQKASAFQQTVPSDTSQHSRLQLPKKVTSGNSR, encoded by the exons ATGGAGTTACCTCTTTATTCTCAGCATCTGATAAGTGGAGGTATACTACCTCTGAATTGGGTGTGGTATTCCACTTCAAGATTGTTGATTGTTAAGCCTGTCCATGATTCATCAAGATATGTTAGTGGCCTTCACCTTATCTTGTGGCCAGAAATTCC ttTGCTTATATGGTTCCTGAAGAACATGGAGCTGCCAAACGAAG ATATAAAATTTATTACTGATGAGACACTGGATTTTGGCCTGCCTTTTCCTTTTGATGG ACAAGATGAGGAGGTCTCTGTCACTTGCCCCACTGAGCCAAATGAAAGGTGTGCAGCACAAACATCTTACTTGAACATCTTGCTGGGAGAGACTGAAGGGAGGACCAGAGAGCAAGCCTTCCAGTGGAGCTCTCTGAGTCCTGAGAAGCTGGAGGAGGTCATGAAGGAAGCCAATAAGTTGGCTGAACAGCTGGAGAGATGTAGACTGCTGGAGAAGGAGAATGCCAGCTCTGAGATGAGGCTCAAGACAGTTCCAGAATATGAGCCTTTGCCACCAATTGGATTCTTGAATGCAGACAGGGAGGGCTCCAGCAACCCTAGACGAAGAACGTTCAATGTGAACAACAGCCCTCTGAAAGCACTGCTGCCAACAGTGGGACCCGAAAGCTGCTCAGCTCTAGGTTCCCCCAAAGCTCCCTTTACGGAGAAGGGAAGACCTTCCTGTGTTGCAGACCTACCTGTTCCCAAGAAACTCCAAAATAAGTCTAACACCTGCTGTGCTGACAACCGGCTTTCTAAGAAATCCAGACCAGATCAGTCACTCAAGGCACTGACACCAACAAAATCTCCTGGTACTAAGAAG ACAAATAGTAGGAGCAGCAGGACAGATAGACCATCTCCACCCACCCTTCCCAGGATCATGCAAAAGCAGCAGCCTTTGCTGGGTTTGAGGTCTTCCCTTCAAACCAACAGGAGGGGACCTTTAAGGAAAGCAGAGAGAGCTTCTGTCAAGGACCATTCTGCTAAAGACTCACAG cccctTCAGGATTCAGCCAGCAAAGGTACAATGCCAGTGGCAAATACAAAAGGGAGGCTGGACCCCAGGCTGGATCCATTGAAGAGAAGTCCTATGAAGAAGTCCTCTGCTGCTCCAGAAAAGGTGGTGACTGTCCAAAAGGCAAATGCAA ATCAGGCTAAATGTATGGGAAGGAATGGGCCACAACTGCAAGCCAGCTGTAAGCCTCACAGCAGCTTTTGTGAGACTCGAACCAGAAGCACTGCCACGTCTGTGCTTGCAAGCCACCTCCCAGGGCCAAACTCTATTCCAAAAGCAACCAGTCGCATTGCCATTTTAGGCAGACATGCGGTCACAGAAAGGCCCAGCCAGCTCAAATCGCTGGGTTTGGGAGTGTCTGGTGGGAAAGGATTTGCTATGCCAGGCCCTGCTGGACAGAAAG CTTCTGCATTTCAGCAGACAGTCCCCTCTGACACTTCCCAGCACAGCAGACTGCAGCTGCCAAAGAAAGTAACCTCTGGCAATTCAAGGTAA